The proteins below come from a single Desulfomonile tiedjei genomic window:
- a CDS encoding class I SAM-dependent methyltransferase, whose amino-acid sequence MASDHLEWLNSILSCPSTGSPTRYDGSGFVSVGRPSIRFPIEAGILRAFLPVEGDDVAVLMEDFYSHHPFPNYDEMETIGSLLEKSFARRFSDLLNRSIPPLTTVLEAGCGTGQLGNFLSIANRRVLSCDMTWNSLKLGQEFKDRNGLTNVTFAQMNLFRLPLLQESFDVVICTGVLHHTSDPKKGFQGLVRFVKPGGHIIIGLYNSLGRLKNRLLAWLSWIGGERVLAVEPYLRKHPMDEEKRRAWAMDQYRNPHESRHTMDEVLGWFDQAGIRFIRAIPSTIPGDESTWDYRRSLFEPESSGTHLGRIVTQMHQMVNDVEGGLFIMIGKKQ is encoded by the coding sequence ATGGCTTCAGATCACCTCGAATGGCTGAATAGCATTCTGAGCTGCCCCAGCACGGGTTCGCCCACTCGGTATGACGGAAGCGGGTTTGTGAGTGTGGGCCGCCCTTCTATCAGGTTTCCTATCGAGGCAGGCATTTTGAGGGCCTTCCTGCCCGTCGAAGGAGATGACGTTGCCGTGCTGATGGAAGATTTCTACAGCCATCATCCGTTTCCGAACTACGATGAAATGGAGACGATAGGTTCTCTGCTGGAGAAAAGCTTTGCTCGTCGCTTTTCCGATCTCTTGAACCGTTCGATACCGCCCCTTACCACGGTTCTCGAAGCGGGATGCGGTACAGGGCAGCTTGGAAATTTCTTGAGCATTGCCAACCGGCGGGTACTCTCTTGCGACATGACCTGGAACTCGCTCAAACTTGGTCAGGAATTCAAGGATCGTAACGGCCTGACAAACGTCACGTTTGCCCAGATGAATCTTTTCAGGCTTCCTCTTCTTCAGGAGAGTTTTGACGTCGTGATTTGCACCGGCGTGTTGCATCATACTTCCGATCCCAAGAAGGGATTTCAAGGGCTCGTGCGCTTTGTTAAACCAGGGGGGCATATTATCATAGGCCTCTACAATTCCCTCGGACGCCTTAAGAACCGCCTGCTGGCATGGCTTTCGTGGATTGGCGGTGAGCGAGTGCTGGCCGTAGAGCCATATTTACGAAAGCATCCCATGGACGAAGAAAAAAGGCGCGCTTGGGCTATGGACCAGTACCGCAACCCGCACGAATCGCGGCATACCATGGATGAGGTGCTGGGATGGTTCGACCAAGCAGGAATCAGGTTCATTCGAGCGATTCCCAGCACAATTCCCGGTGATGAGTCCACTTGGGATTACAGGCGATCCCTTTTCGAACCGGAGTCATCGGGCACACACTTAGGCCGAATAGTAACGCAGATGCACCAAATGGTTAACGACGTAGAGGGCGGGCTCTTCATCATGATCGGAAAGAAGCAATAA
- a CDS encoding FAD binding domain-containing protein has protein sequence MDLNTVSEVARPSTRDDIPHWCDSDAWLAGGTWLFSEPQPAVRRLIDLEQLRWEPLQVSETGLAIAATCTISQLYGLSAPGEWSAAPLIRQCCRSLLASFKIWNTASVGGNICMSLPAGAMISLTAALEGVCTIWPHDGGERCVGVVDFVTGVQQNVLGPGDLLRSINLPASALQKRTSFRRMSLTHLGRSSVLLIGVVCPLEGSFALTVTAATVRPVRIEFPGVPAADQLRSKLREAIPDALYLDDVHGTPAYRKHMTFYFAEEIRSELSAGGGS, from the coding sequence ATGGATCTCAACACGGTTTCTGAAGTGGCTCGTCCCTCGACCAGGGATGACATCCCCCACTGGTGCGACTCAGACGCCTGGCTGGCCGGCGGAACCTGGCTTTTCTCCGAACCGCAGCCCGCCGTGCGTCGGCTCATCGATCTGGAACAGCTTCGCTGGGAACCGCTGCAAGTCAGCGAGACAGGTCTCGCAATTGCCGCGACGTGCACGATCAGCCAGCTCTATGGCCTCTCTGCGCCTGGGGAGTGGAGCGCTGCGCCCCTGATCCGCCAGTGCTGCCGGTCGCTGCTGGCATCGTTCAAGATCTGGAACACTGCTAGCGTGGGCGGTAACATCTGCATGTCCCTGCCGGCCGGTGCGATGATCTCCCTGACTGCCGCTCTCGAAGGCGTTTGCACGATCTGGCCGCACGACGGGGGCGAGCGGTGCGTAGGGGTCGTGGATTTCGTCACCGGCGTTCAGCAGAACGTCCTAGGACCGGGGGATTTGCTCCGCAGCATCAACTTGCCGGCATCTGCCCTTCAGAAGCGAACCAGCTTTCGCCGAATGTCGCTGACGCACCTGGGCCGGTCCTCGGTGTTGCTCATCGGCGTCGTATGCCCGCTTGAAGGGAGTTTTGCGCTGACCGTCACCGCCGCCACAGTGCGACCAGTTCGGATCGAGTTCCCTGGGGTCCCGGCTGCCGATCAACTTCGAAGCAAGCTTCGCGAAGCGATCCCGGATGCTTTGTACCTGGATGACGTTCATGGGACCCCTGCGTACCGCAAACATATGACCTTCTATTTCGCCGAAGAAATCCGCAGTGAACTTTCGGCCGGGGGTGGCTCATGA
- a CDS encoding molybdopterin-dependent oxidoreductase: MIYHINGKTFSREPRPGQCLRTFLRDLGWLGVKKGCDAGDCGACTVWLDGVPVHSCLVPAFRAAGRQVTTIEGLAVDGELHPVQQAFIDAQGFQCGFCTAGLTMTAASLNEEDRKDLPHMLKGNLCRCTGYHSIEDAIGGMKAIEEPQPGEAFGSSVAAPASAAIVTGKEPYTLDMHMDGLLHLRLLRSPHAHARIVSIRKERSLAVPGVHAVFTWEDVPRRLFTRANHDDYHSDPNDTYILDNVVRHVGQSVAAVVADSVGAAEEGCRRLEVDYQLLPAVFDPEEAMRVGAPVLHDKGAESRIQRPGRNILLELHGGVGDVEAAFAQADVLHEATYSTPRAQHAHLETHCTTAWIDENQRLNVRTSTQTPFLTKAKLCYLFGLYPNSVRVFTERVGGGFGAKQEMVTEDICALATIKTGKPVQLEYTREEQFFGATTRHPMKIHVKVGAKRDGTLTALHLRIVSNTGAYGTHGGSVLFHSTGESVSVYHCPNKKIDAYAVYTNTVPAGAFRGYGLSQTIFAVESAMDELARGLNMDPIEFRHRNVVHPGDPMTSLGCEPDDLDYGSYGLDQCLDLARDALARGNGLACPEGDEWLAGKGVALAMIACTPPLEHRSEAGLSLEADGKYHLTIGSPEFGNGSTTVRRQIIATVLGTSPESVFSIQSDTDRTGYDTGPFGSAGTTVAGKAVHQAAESLRERILDFAARHCGTSRDKCRLESDAVVCDGARIGLVDLHNAALQAGQLLQVVRKAYGTPRTVAFNVHGFRIAVHRVTGEIKILQSVQAVDAGVVINPRQLQGQVEGAIAQGLGWALYEKMVFDQEGRVVNPTFRHYRIPAYADVPRSEVYFARTTDVFGPLGAKSMSEAPINPVAPALANALADATGIRFHELPLAPDHIYSVILGKHPPANDGAPDQRVSPGA, encoded by the coding sequence ATGATTTATCACATCAACGGCAAGACCTTCTCCAGAGAGCCGCGGCCCGGGCAGTGCCTGCGGACCTTCCTGCGCGATCTGGGGTGGCTCGGAGTCAAGAAGGGATGCGATGCCGGCGATTGCGGAGCATGCACAGTCTGGCTCGATGGCGTTCCCGTCCACAGTTGCCTGGTGCCGGCATTCCGCGCTGCGGGCCGACAGGTGACGACGATCGAGGGATTAGCCGTCGATGGAGAACTCCATCCCGTGCAGCAGGCGTTTATCGACGCACAGGGTTTCCAGTGCGGATTCTGTACAGCGGGGCTTACCATGACCGCTGCCAGCCTCAACGAGGAAGACCGCAAGGACTTGCCGCACATGCTCAAGGGCAATCTCTGCCGTTGTACCGGATACCACTCGATCGAGGACGCGATCGGTGGAATGAAGGCGATTGAGGAACCGCAGCCGGGAGAGGCGTTCGGCAGCAGCGTCGCGGCGCCGGCATCCGCAGCAATCGTCACGGGAAAGGAGCCCTATACCCTCGACATGCACATGGACGGACTGCTGCACCTTAGACTGCTCCGGTCACCGCACGCGCACGCGCGGATTGTGTCTATTCGCAAGGAACGCTCATTGGCGGTTCCCGGTGTCCACGCGGTCTTCACGTGGGAGGATGTCCCGCGGCGGCTGTTTACCAGGGCCAATCACGACGATTATCACTCCGATCCCAACGACACGTACATTCTGGACAACGTGGTCCGTCACGTGGGTCAGAGCGTCGCGGCCGTGGTGGCGGACAGCGTGGGAGCTGCAGAGGAGGGATGCCGCCGCCTGGAGGTGGACTATCAATTGCTGCCGGCTGTTTTCGATCCGGAGGAAGCGATGCGCGTCGGCGCTCCGGTCCTTCACGACAAGGGCGCCGAGTCCCGTATCCAGCGACCGGGTCGAAACATCTTGCTCGAACTCCACGGCGGCGTTGGCGACGTTGAGGCCGCTTTCGCGCAGGCGGATGTCCTCCACGAAGCGACCTATTCTACGCCCCGAGCCCAGCATGCTCATCTCGAGACGCACTGCACGACCGCGTGGATCGACGAAAACCAGCGTCTGAATGTCCGGACCAGCACACAGACCCCTTTCCTTACCAAGGCAAAGCTGTGCTATCTCTTCGGCCTCTATCCGAACAGCGTGCGTGTGTTCACCGAGCGCGTCGGCGGCGGATTCGGCGCGAAGCAGGAAATGGTGACAGAGGATATTTGCGCCCTCGCCACGATCAAGACAGGCAAGCCGGTCCAGTTGGAGTACACCAGGGAGGAGCAATTCTTCGGCGCCACCACGCGGCATCCGATGAAGATCCACGTGAAGGTCGGGGCAAAACGGGACGGCACGCTGACCGCCCTCCATTTACGAATCGTTTCTAACACGGGGGCCTACGGCACGCATGGCGGCTCAGTACTCTTCCATTCCACGGGCGAATCGGTTTCGGTCTATCATTGCCCGAACAAGAAGATCGACGCCTACGCGGTTTACACCAACACGGTCCCCGCCGGGGCATTTCGCGGCTACGGGCTGTCGCAGACAATTTTTGCGGTCGAGTCGGCGATGGACGAACTCGCCCGGGGCTTGAACATGGACCCCATCGAGTTCCGACATCGAAATGTCGTACACCCCGGCGATCCGATGACGTCGCTGGGCTGTGAGCCGGACGACCTGGACTACGGAAGCTATGGACTGGACCAGTGCCTCGATCTGGCGCGCGACGCTCTCGCCCGAGGCAATGGACTTGCCTGCCCCGAGGGAGATGAGTGGCTGGCTGGGAAGGGTGTCGCGCTGGCAATGATTGCTTGTACGCCGCCCCTCGAGCATCGTTCCGAAGCGGGTCTCAGCCTGGAGGCTGATGGCAAGTACCACCTGACAATCGGGTCGCCGGAATTCGGCAATGGTTCAACCACGGTCCGCCGACAGATTATCGCCACGGTTCTCGGCACTTCCCCGGAGAGCGTGTTCTCAATCCAGTCTGACACCGATCGCACGGGCTATGATACCGGGCCGTTCGGCAGCGCCGGAACGACCGTGGCTGGAAAGGCGGTGCATCAGGCGGCAGAATCCCTTCGGGAGCGGATCTTGGATTTCGCTGCCCGGCATTGCGGTACCAGCCGCGACAAATGCCGGCTGGAATCGGATGCTGTTGTTTGCGATGGCGCCAGGATCGGGCTGGTTGATCTTCACAACGCGGCATTGCAGGCGGGACAGCTTCTGCAGGTCGTACGCAAGGCCTATGGAACGCCGCGCACAGTGGCTTTTAACGTTCACGGTTTCCGGATCGCGGTCCATCGCGTTACAGGGGAAATCAAAATCCTCCAGAGCGTTCAAGCAGTTGATGCCGGAGTGGTGATCAATCCGCGGCAACTCCAGGGCCAGGTCGAAGGCGCTATTGCCCAGGGACTGGGATGGGCCCTTTACGAAAAAATGGTTTTCGACCAGGAGGGACGGGTCGTTAACCCGACATTCCGTCACTACCGCATCCCGGCTTACGCCGATGTCCCACGCAGCGAGGTCTATTTTGCACGGACAACGGATGTCTTTGGCCCCCTGGGTGCCAAGAGCATGAGCGAAGCTCCGATCAACCCGGTAGCCCCGGCGCTGGCCAACGCTTTGGCCGATGCCACCGGCATCCGCTTTCATGAACTTCCCCTGGCCCCCGATCACATCTACAGCGTCATCCTCGGGAAACACCCACCGGCGAACGACGGCGCACCCGATCAGAGGGTATCGCCTGGCGCCTGA